From one Haloferax marinisediminis genomic stretch:
- a CDS encoding cryptochrome/photolyase family protein, translating to MTVWVLGDQLSPDATPLQHDDHVLMIEAHAFGERLPYHPQKLALVFSAMRHFRDDLRERGYEVTYIEAETFADGLDRFYDAAPGTDLVMMDPPSHGAGERFRHLVESRGGSLTLVENDRFLTTPAEFDSWAGDAESYRQEHWYRHVRRETGILMDGDDPAGGEWNYDDQNRETPPDDWTPPEAPRFLPDDVTQEAIEFVRERYPAAWGSADEFVWPVTRDEARQALDHFVETRLTEFGPYQDAMLDGEWALCHSLLSASINLGLLTPHEVVEVVEDAYRDGTAPLNSVEGFVRQVVGWREFMRHVYRRSMPELADANQLGQTESLPEAYWTGETDMKCLSEAVGHVYDHGYAHHIERLMVLSNFALVYGVDPQELNRWFHLGFVDAYHWVTTPNVVGMGSFATDVLSSKPYASSGNYVNKMSDYCSSCPYAVSKTTGSNACPFNALYWDFLKENEELLRGTGRMGLMYSHVDRKDDDEWAEISARATEIRQMGRDGTL from the coding sequence ATGACCGTCTGGGTCCTCGGCGACCAACTCTCTCCAGACGCGACACCCCTCCAGCACGACGACCACGTGCTCATGATAGAGGCACACGCGTTCGGCGAGCGGTTGCCGTATCACCCCCAGAAACTGGCGCTCGTGTTCTCGGCGATGCGCCACTTCCGCGACGACCTTCGTGAGCGCGGGTACGAGGTGACCTACATCGAAGCGGAGACGTTCGCCGATGGCCTCGACCGATTCTACGACGCTGCTCCCGGGACAGACCTCGTCATGATGGACCCGCCGAGTCACGGCGCAGGCGAGCGATTTCGGCACCTCGTCGAATCCCGTGGAGGGTCGCTCACGCTCGTCGAAAACGACCGCTTTCTCACGACACCCGCGGAGTTCGATTCGTGGGCGGGCGACGCGGAGTCTTACCGGCAGGAACACTGGTACCGTCACGTCCGGCGAGAGACGGGAATCTTGATGGACGGCGACGACCCGGCCGGTGGTGAGTGGAACTACGACGACCAGAACCGAGAGACGCCACCCGACGACTGGACACCTCCCGAAGCGCCGCGATTCCTCCCTGACGACGTGACACAGGAGGCCATCGAGTTCGTCCGCGAACGCTACCCTGCGGCGTGGGGGTCTGCCGACGAGTTCGTCTGGCCAGTGACCCGTGACGAGGCACGACAGGCACTCGACCACTTCGTCGAGACGCGACTCACCGAGTTCGGCCCGTATCAGGATGCGATGCTCGACGGCGAGTGGGCGCTGTGTCATTCGCTTCTGTCGGCGTCTATCAACCTCGGCTTGCTCACGCCGCACGAGGTCGTCGAGGTCGTCGAGGACGCCTACAGAGATGGTACGGCACCGCTCAACAGCGTCGAAGGCTTCGTCCGGCAGGTCGTCGGCTGGCGAGAGTTCATGCGCCACGTCTACCGCCGGTCGATGCCCGAGCTCGCCGACGCCAACCAACTCGGTCAGACGGAATCACTGCCAGAGGCGTACTGGACCGGCGAGACGGACATGAAGTGTCTCTCTGAGGCGGTCGGCCACGTCTACGACCACGGCTATGCGCACCACATCGAGCGCCTGATGGTGCTTTCGAACTTCGCACTCGTCTACGGCGTCGACCCACAGGAACTCAATCGATGGTTCCACCTCGGATTCGTCGACGCGTACCACTGGGTGACGACGCCGAACGTCGTCGGGATGGGGTCGTTCGCGACAGACGTGCTCTCGTCGAAGCCCTACGCCTCGTCGGGGAACTACGTGAACAAGATGTCCGACTACTGCTCGTCGTGCCCCTACGCGGTGTCGAAGACGACTGGGTCGAACGCGTGCCCGTTCAACGCGCTCTACTGGGACTTCCTGAAGGAGAACGAAGAACTGTTGCGTGGGACGGGTCGGATGGGGCTCATGTACTCACACGTCGACCGGAAAGACGACGACGAGTGGGCCGAAATCAGCGCGCGTGCGACAGAAATTCGGCAGATGGGACGGGACGGCACACTCTGA